Proteins found in one Balaenoptera ricei isolate mBalRic1 chromosome 18, mBalRic1.hap2, whole genome shotgun sequence genomic segment:
- the LOC132352697 gene encoding TSSK6-activating co-chaperone protein-like: MNAAGTTPVGVQMEQRSSHPTNRRAKEEGNAVPLCQDKPSPSVINLQASSPSATFLKILATKLPSGIDHKPKEYLGLLECMYANLQLQAQLAQPQMAILENLQASMTQLSPGRESKNSSLPALSHNLLLNHLSNSVNELWGKKK; the protein is encoded by the coding sequence ATGAACGCTGCAGGCACCACACCTGTTGGTGTTCAGATGGAGCAGCGCTCTAGTCATCCTACTAACAGAAGAGCCAAAGAGGAAGGTAATGCTGTGCCTCTTTGTCAAGACAAACCCTCCCCCAGCGTTATTAATCTTCAAGCAAGTTCCCCATCAGCTACTTTCCTGAAAATCCTGGCCACAAAGCTGCCCTCGGGAATTGACCACAAGCCCAAGGAATACCTGGGACTCCTAGAATGTATGTATGCCAATCTCCAGCTTCAGGCCCAGCTTGCCCAACCGCAGATGGCTATTTTGGAAAATTTACAAGCATCCATGACACAACTGTCTCCTGGAAGAGAAAGCAAGAACTCTTCTCTCCCAGCCTTATCTCATAATCTATTGTTAAATCACCTCTCCAATTCAGTAAATGaattgtgggggaaaaaaaagtaa